TTGAACCCGTATCATTTTGATAAGCAGTCCAAAGCTGTGATAGTTCTGCGGCAGTAAGTCGGATATTCTCTTCTTTTCCCACGGTTTTCATTCCTCCGTTTACATTCTTTCCTTATATTATTTGTCCTTCATGAAGAATCTATTCTTTCAGTTCCCAATTCTGCTTAATTGAATCAATCATGAAAAATGTAATGTGTTATTTTTTTGCCTGGTATTACATACGTATTTAATATGCTTTGTACATTTATCAGAAAGGAGGAAGATTGCAATGGCAAAAACGAGAAAAATAGGTTTACTGACACAAATTTTAATCGCATTTGTAAGCGCCATCATAGCCGGTATTATATTTGGGCCTGGCATTGATGTTGTCCAGCCGCTGGGTGACTTATTTTTACGTCTTATTCAATTTTTGATTGTACCTTTAATTGTATCGTCGCTCATTGTAGGTGTTGCCAGTACCGGCAGCATGGAAACGCTCGGAAGAATTGGCGGAAAAACAATCCTGTATTATATAAGTACTACCTTTATTGCAGTCAGTATTGGACTTCTTGCAGCCACTTTATTCAGCCCTGGAACAGGCGTCGATGTTTCCACATCCAATGAAGTACCTGAAGCTACTGAAACAGACGGTGTCATTAGTGTTTTATTAAACATAATCCCGACGAACCCGCTGGAAAGTCTATCCAGCGGTAACATCCTGCAAATTATTTTCTTTGCAATTTTTATCGGCGTCGGTATTACCATGGTTGGGAAAAAGGCTGATCCTGTCTATCGCTTTTTTGACGGATTTGCCGAAGTCATGTACAAGATCACCTGGATTATTATGAAACTCATCCCAATTGGTATTTTTGGCCTGCTGGCACCAATTATCGGCGAATACGGACTTTCCGTTTTACTTCCATTAATCA
The genomic region above belongs to Virgibacillus doumboii and contains:
- a CDS encoding dicarboxylate/amino acid:cation symporter codes for the protein MAKTRKIGLLTQILIAFVSAIIAGIIFGPGIDVVQPLGDLFLRLIQFLIVPLIVSSLIVGVASTGSMETLGRIGGKTILYYISTTFIAVSIGLLAATLFSPGTGVDVSTSNEVPEATETDGVISVLLNIIPTNPLESLSSGNILQIIFFAIFIGVGITMVGKKADPVYRFFDGFAEVMYKITWIIMKLIPIGIFGLLAPIIGEYGLSVLLPLIKLISVVAIACIVHALVTYSIAVKTLGKMNPLQFFKGIAPASLVAFSTQSSSGTLPVTIKCSEDNLGVSKKISSFILPLGATVNMDGTSLYLSVAALFAAQAYGVELGFTQILMIVLIGTLGSIGAAGVPGAGLVMLTLVLTTLNLPLEAIALIAGVDRFMDMFRTAVNITGDAAGSIVINSSEKNLDETPDSESTAG